A portion of the Edaphobacter lichenicola genome contains these proteins:
- a CDS encoding FAD binding domain-containing protein, whose translation MNSFNYERAAAPGGAIRSGSAHGAKFLAGGTNLVDLMKYGVESPTILIDINHLDLAQVTQNPDGGVAIGALVRNSDLADHTLIKNQYPLLSQALLGGASPQLRNMATTGGNLLQRTRCYYFTDVSFPACNKRTPGSGCAAINGYNRIHAILGQTDKGSTSGESCIATHPSDMCVAMAALDAKVEVEGPKGRRTIPFAEFHKLPGATPWIETALHADELIVGVTLPPPKFAKNAYYLKARDRNSYAFALISVAAGLEMEGDHVRSAGLALGGVALKPWRKIEAEKVLIAKAAGAESFRQAAEILLQGAKGYEHNAFKIELAKQGVVRALTLASQGTTEGVQA comes from the coding sequence ATGAACTCCTTCAACTACGAGAGAGCAGCAGCACCCGGTGGAGCGATTCGTTCAGGATCTGCGCATGGGGCGAAGTTTCTGGCTGGTGGAACGAACTTGGTTGATCTGATGAAGTATGGGGTTGAGTCGCCGACGATTCTCATCGATATTAACCATCTCGACCTGGCGCAGGTAACCCAGAACCCCGACGGTGGCGTCGCGATAGGTGCGCTAGTGAGGAACTCCGATCTGGCGGATCACACTCTGATCAAGAATCAATATCCATTACTTTCGCAGGCGCTGCTCGGCGGCGCTTCTCCTCAGCTGCGCAATATGGCAACAACGGGAGGGAATTTGTTGCAGCGGACTCGCTGCTACTACTTCACCGATGTCAGCTTCCCGGCTTGCAACAAGCGTACGCCGGGATCTGGATGTGCAGCGATCAATGGTTACAACCGAATTCACGCGATTCTCGGACAAACCGATAAAGGCTCAACCAGCGGAGAGAGTTGCATCGCAACCCATCCTTCCGACATGTGCGTCGCGATGGCCGCGCTCGATGCGAAGGTGGAGGTGGAGGGGCCAAAGGGCAGACGCACGATCCCATTTGCTGAGTTTCACAAATTGCCGGGAGCGACTCCCTGGATCGAAACGGCGCTACATGCGGATGAGCTGATTGTGGGTGTGACGCTGCCGCCACCTAAGTTCGCGAAGAATGCCTATTATTTGAAGGCTCGCGACCGAAATAGCTATGCCTTCGCTCTGATCTCCGTTGCCGCGGGGCTGGAGATGGAAGGCGATCACGTTCGGTCCGCAGGCTTAGCGCTCGGCGGAGTTGCGTTGAAGCCTTGGCGAAAAATCGAGGCGGAGAAGGTGCTAATTGCCAAAGCTGCAGGAGCAGAGTCCTTCAGACAGGCCGCGGAGATTCTGCTGCAAGGAGCTAAAGGGTACGAGCACAATGCCTTCAAGATCGAACTGGCGAAGCAAGGTGTGGTGCGAGCACTGACACTTGCCTCTCAGGGCACCACCGAGGGAGTACAAGCATGA
- a CDS encoding Fic family protein, producing the protein MSRYIHELKAWPSFDWDRKRLIEPLATVRHEQGRLLGRMENLGFRLQQEALLMTLTEDVLKSSEIEGEKLNEELVRSSIARRLGMDIGGLQTVDRNVEGVVEMMLDATRQYDEPLTGERLFGWHASLFPTGRSGMKKIAVGNWRNDAEGPMQVVSGPVGRQHVHFEAPVAKLLNHEMQTFLDWFNEANEKDWVVKASLAHLWFVTIHPFDDGNGRIARAIADMSLARSERSSRRFYSMSAQIQQERRAYYDHLEQAQRGTMDITNWMAWFLDCLGHAINGAQTTLATVLVKARFWESIAAVSLNERQRLVLNRLLDGFEGKLTTSKWAKLANCSQDTATRDILDLVHQGVLKRNAEGGRSTSYSIALQP; encoded by the coding sequence TTGAGCAGGTACATCCATGAGCTCAAGGCCTGGCCCAGCTTCGATTGGGATCGCAAACGCCTGATTGAACCACTAGCTACCGTGCGCCATGAACAGGGGCGATTACTGGGCCGGATGGAAAATCTCGGCTTTCGGCTTCAGCAGGAGGCCCTCTTGATGACCCTCACGGAAGACGTTCTCAAGAGCAGTGAGATCGAGGGCGAAAAGCTCAACGAAGAACTGGTTCGGTCCTCCATCGCAAGACGACTGGGCATGGATATCGGCGGCCTCCAGACCGTCGATCGAAACGTCGAGGGTGTGGTCGAGATGATGCTCGATGCGACGCGCCAATATGACGAGCCCCTGACTGGGGAGCGGCTCTTTGGATGGCATGCCTCGCTCTTCCCAACCGGCCGGAGCGGAATGAAGAAGATCGCTGTCGGCAATTGGCGCAACGATGCTGAAGGTCCCATGCAAGTAGTCTCAGGTCCGGTAGGCCGGCAACATGTTCACTTCGAGGCGCCGGTCGCCAAGCTGCTAAATCACGAGATGCAGACCTTTCTCGACTGGTTCAATGAAGCCAACGAAAAAGACTGGGTCGTGAAAGCCTCTCTGGCACATCTCTGGTTCGTAACAATTCATCCATTCGACGATGGCAATGGCCGCATCGCGCGCGCTATCGCAGATATGAGTCTTGCTCGGTCTGAACGAAGTTCACGGCGCTTCTACAGCATGTCGGCGCAGATCCAACAGGAACGACGCGCTTACTACGATCATCTTGAGCAGGCCCAGCGCGGCACGATGGACATCACGAATTGGATGGCGTGGTTTCTCGACTGTCTGGGTCATGCCATTAACGGCGCGCAAACGACCCTCGCGACCGTACTTGTCAAAGCCCGCTTCTGGGAATCCATCGCCGCCGTTTCCCTCAATGAGCGCCAGAGGCTCGTCCTCAATCGCCTTCTGGACGGATTTGAGGGAAAACTCACGACGTCAAAGTGGGCGAAGCTGGCGAATTGCTCACAGGATACGGCCACTCGCGATATCCTTGACCTCGTCCACCAAGGTGTCCTGAAGCGCAATGCCGAGGGTGGTAGAAGCACGAGCTATTCAATTGCTCTCCAACCATAA
- a CDS encoding PIG-L deacetylase family protein: MPTIVPLTPESEWLSRLCDLPPWEPPLVSTLIVAPHPDDETLGAGGMIARLRLQDIPVTVAAVSDGEKAYPGAHGLGELREREQNEALARLGVERQSVHRLKLPDKELSDWEGSLERSLSMFVSPGMHIVAPWPRDFHPDHEACGRAAERVASKFGLELTFYLFWTWHRGVPQMLEGLPTVSLRLSEGERRTKLFALEAHQSQFYQPDGAPILSPELLRPAEREFEVYLHSCP; the protein is encoded by the coding sequence ATGCCTACCATTGTTCCTCTGACGCCTGAAAGTGAATGGCTCTCCAGACTCTGCGATCTGCCTCCCTGGGAGCCCCCGCTCGTTTCGACGCTTATTGTCGCCCCTCATCCGGATGATGAGACTCTTGGCGCTGGCGGAATGATTGCGAGGCTCCGATTGCAAGATATTCCGGTCACTGTCGCCGCTGTGAGCGACGGGGAAAAGGCCTATCCAGGCGCGCACGGATTGGGCGAATTGCGCGAGCGAGAGCAAAATGAAGCCTTGGCGCGTCTCGGTGTCGAACGTCAGAGCGTTCATAGACTCAAACTGCCCGATAAAGAACTGTCCGACTGGGAAGGTTCTCTAGAAAGATCGCTCTCAATGTTTGTCTCGCCTGGAATGCATATAGTCGCGCCGTGGCCCAGAGACTTTCATCCAGATCATGAAGCGTGCGGGCGTGCCGCGGAGCGCGTTGCGAGCAAATTCGGTCTTGAGTTGACGTTCTATTTGTTCTGGACGTGGCACCGCGGAGTGCCACAAATGCTCGAAGGCTTGCCCACCGTTTCCCTACGCCTGTCGGAGGGGGAGCGTCGTACGAAGCTATTTGCGCTCGAAGCTCACCAGTCTCAGTTTTATCAACCCGATGGTGCTCCAATCCTTTCTCCGGAGCTGCTACGCCCTGCTGAACGCGAATTCGAGGTCTATCTACACTCATGCCCATGA
- a CDS encoding DUF72 domain-containing protein: MAGKVHIGISGWRYAGWRGVFYPPKLPQRSELTFAANNFNSIEINGTHYSLQKPEYFAKWAAETPDDFVFGVKGSRFITHMKKLRDVEEALANFFAQGVLRLGKKLGPVLWQFPPQFVFDPVKLETFFKMLPRTMKQAAQLAGAHGPKLHGRAHTTVERGTAKQEIRHCVEIRHESFAVPEFIQLLRRHRICSVVADTVEWPLLMDVTTDFVYCRLHGSEQLYASGYGDAALDLWADRVAAWAGGDDAPSGRFACGERCRKIPARDIYVYFDNDMKVRAPFDAKNLRERVQRRLDLQTTL; this comes from the coding sequence GTGGCCGGTAAAGTTCATATTGGTATTTCAGGATGGCGCTATGCTGGTTGGCGGGGCGTGTTCTATCCGCCGAAACTGCCGCAACGCAGCGAGCTTACGTTCGCGGCGAACAACTTCAACTCCATTGAGATCAACGGGACGCACTACTCCCTTCAGAAGCCCGAATACTTCGCAAAATGGGCCGCAGAGACGCCAGATGATTTTGTCTTCGGGGTGAAGGGATCCCGCTTCATCACGCATATGAAAAAGCTCCGGGACGTTGAAGAAGCTCTTGCGAACTTTTTCGCACAAGGGGTTCTGCGTCTTGGAAAGAAGCTGGGCCCGGTGCTATGGCAGTTTCCGCCACAGTTTGTATTCGATCCAGTAAAGCTGGAGACTTTCTTCAAAATGCTACCGAGGACGATGAAGCAAGCAGCTCAACTCGCAGGCGCACATGGGCCGAAGTTGCATGGCCGGGCGCATACAACAGTCGAACGAGGAACCGCAAAGCAGGAGATCCGGCATTGCGTCGAAATTCGGCACGAGAGTTTTGCTGTCCCGGAGTTCATTCAACTACTACGACGACATCGCATTTGCTCGGTCGTGGCCGACACGGTGGAGTGGCCCTTATTGATGGACGTGACTACCGACTTCGTCTATTGCAGGCTACATGGGTCGGAACAGCTTTACGCCAGCGGCTACGGCGATGCAGCACTTGATCTCTGGGCCGACCGTGTCGCTGCTTGGGCAGGAGGAGACGATGCGCCGAGTGGCCGGTTCGCTTGCGGGGAACGGTGCAGGAAGATTCCGGCACGCGATATTTATGTTTACTTTGATAATGACATGAAAGTGCGAGCTCCCTTTGATGCAAAGAACCTGCGCGAACGGGTGCAGCGGCGATTGGATCTGCAGACAACGCTCTAG
- a CDS encoding 2Fe-2S iron-sulfur cluster-binding protein, giving the protein MKDLLGEEPSRDDCELEERELEKNGLQFELTRRRFVQTAGVLSAAAAVGLPGIALAESSTAQPITLKVNGKSQSLSLDSRTSLLDALREQMDLTGTKKGCDHGQCGACTVLIDGRRVNSCLTLAFAAQGAEIITIEGLAKTADPKDVSELHPMQVAFLEHDGYQCGYCTPGQICSAVAAVEEQRRGALSIVSLHTGKTDHPEMTDDEIRERMSGNICRCGAYPNIVAAVRAASRGVSA; this is encoded by the coding sequence ATGAAAGATTTACTTGGTGAGGAACCCAGCCGCGATGATTGCGAGCTGGAAGAGCGAGAGCTCGAAAAAAATGGCCTGCAGTTCGAGTTGACTCGGCGGCGGTTTGTGCAGACGGCTGGAGTGCTTTCAGCAGCAGCCGCAGTTGGATTGCCGGGAATAGCTCTCGCGGAGAGCTCGACTGCCCAGCCCATCACGCTCAAAGTAAACGGCAAGTCTCAGTCTCTTTCTCTCGACAGCCGTACTTCGCTGCTGGATGCTCTACGAGAGCAAATGGATCTGACCGGGACCAAGAAAGGTTGCGACCACGGACAATGCGGGGCCTGCACGGTTTTAATCGATGGACGCCGCGTAAACTCCTGTCTGACGCTAGCATTTGCCGCTCAGGGTGCCGAAATAATAACTATCGAGGGACTGGCGAAGACCGCCGATCCAAAGGATGTCAGCGAGTTGCACCCGATGCAGGTTGCTTTCCTGGAGCATGACGGCTACCAATGCGGCTACTGCACACCGGGGCAGATCTGCTCGGCGGTAGCCGCAGTTGAAGAGCAGAGGCGGGGTGCGCTGTCGATCGTAAGTCTACATACGGGCAAGACCGATCATCCAGAGATGACGGACGACGAGATTCGGGAGCGAATGAGCGGCAATATCTGCCGGTGCGGCGCCTACCCAAACATCGTAGCTGCAGTTCGCGCCGCGTCGAGAGGGGTGTCGGCATGA
- a CDS encoding DUF2934 domain-containing protein translates to MSTTEKKPKKAAKKTAGGEEKTPAAPAVKATSTPKSGSAKSSNEAASSKSRREPSHEEVSSLAHRFFEQRGRQHGSHEQDWFRAERELAAIP, encoded by the coding sequence ATGAGCACTACCGAAAAAAAGCCAAAGAAGGCGGCAAAGAAAACAGCGGGAGGCGAGGAGAAAACACCCGCCGCGCCAGCGGTTAAGGCCACAAGTACACCAAAGTCTGGCTCTGCCAAATCTAGCAACGAAGCAGCTTCATCAAAATCGCGCCGGGAGCCAAGTCACGAAGAGGTATCCTCGTTGGCGCATCGGTTTTTCGAGCAACGTGGAAGGCAGCACGGCTCTCACGAGCAGGATTGGTTCCGGGCTGAGCGAGAGTTAGCTGCGATTCCCTAG
- a CDS encoding alpha/beta fold hydrolase — MENHEKADIAGFKSAYVMLNNVRLHYWLGGDPNGQPVLLWHGFLGTSYTWHKMMPMLADAGFAVLAPDLRGYGDSDKPTGTVGYDGRALAEEFRSLVHHLDFGAGKPLVLVGYDMGGPPSLLWAANYPDEVRSLLYIDVPVMLSEILTKVIAYTAETMVKGSLWWWILPLAPDVPERLIVGKEREFLTWFYDTKSATAGAVSAASIDEFLRTFSGREGVLGSMGVYRAAFITMEQTEPLKTAKAQVPVLAIGGSNSRGNQIREMVSMIATNVSGVVVPNCGHFIPEEHPQELVKQIQASLNLERSV; from the coding sequence ATGGAAAATCACGAAAAGGCCGACATCGCTGGTTTCAAGAGTGCATATGTGATGCTGAACAACGTCCGCCTTCACTATTGGCTCGGAGGCGATCCGAACGGACAGCCTGTTCTCCTTTGGCATGGATTTTTAGGCACGAGCTATACCTGGCACAAGATGATGCCAATGCTTGCCGATGCGGGCTTTGCCGTACTTGCGCCCGACTTGCGTGGGTACGGCGACTCGGATAAACCAACCGGCACAGTGGGCTATGATGGACGCGCGCTTGCTGAGGAGTTTCGCTCTCTGGTACATCATCTCGACTTTGGTGCGGGCAAGCCTCTTGTTCTTGTCGGATACGATATGGGAGGTCCACCCTCCTTGCTGTGGGCCGCGAATTATCCGGACGAGGTTCGATCCCTTCTCTATATCGATGTCCCTGTGATGCTTTCGGAAATCTTGACCAAGGTGATTGCCTATACAGCTGAAACAATGGTTAAGGGCTCGCTATGGTGGTGGATCTTGCCGCTCGCGCCCGATGTGCCCGAACGGCTGATCGTTGGGAAGGAACGAGAGTTTCTTACCTGGTTCTACGACACCAAGAGCGCTACCGCGGGTGCAGTCTCTGCAGCATCCATCGACGAGTTCTTGCGCACATTTTCCGGCCGTGAAGGCGTACTCGGCTCAATGGGGGTTTATCGAGCAGCGTTCATCACGATGGAACAGACTGAGCCTTTGAAAACCGCAAAGGCACAAGTGCCTGTGCTCGCCATCGGCGGATCAAACTCTCGAGGCAATCAAATTCGCGAGATGGTTTCGATGATCGCAACGAACGTGTCAGGAGTCGTGGTTCCGAATTGCGGACACTTTATCCCCGAAGAGCACCCTCAAGAACTCGTAAAGCAGATTCAAGCCTCGCTGAACCTGGAGAGGTCGGTCTGA
- a CDS encoding nodulation S family protein has protein sequence MPMNSKLALSPGFFEEKYNERSDPWNFAHSEYELGRYQVIAAALAHKHYSRAYEPGCSIGVLTEFLGAICDRVEAIDFSPTAVAQARTRCAHLGNVSVRCASLPEQIPVINVDLMVLSEIGYYFAPDEWMRLSSALIEPMPKGGTLLAAHWLGHSSDHCINGDQVHEILLALPNIQLEHSERHDMFRIDRWGRA, from the coding sequence ATGCCCATGAATAGCAAACTCGCGTTGAGTCCCGGCTTCTTTGAGGAAAAATATAACGAGAGGTCTGATCCCTGGAACTTCGCTCATAGCGAATACGAGTTGGGTCGCTACCAGGTAATTGCTGCAGCGCTAGCTCATAAACACTATTCGCGCGCATATGAACCCGGTTGTTCGATTGGAGTTTTGACTGAGTTCCTCGGTGCCATTTGCGACCGTGTGGAAGCGATAGATTTCTCCCCAACCGCAGTCGCCCAGGCCCGAACGCGTTGCGCGCACTTAGGAAACGTAAGTGTTCGCTGCGCTTCGCTACCCGAGCAGATTCCCGTCATTAACGTCGATCTGATGGTTCTAAGTGAGATTGGCTATTACTTCGCCCCGGATGAGTGGATGCGGCTATCTTCTGCCCTAATCGAGCCAATGCCTAAAGGCGGAACGTTGTTGGCAGCTCACTGGCTTGGTCATTCGAGCGATCACTGCATCAACGGCGATCAGGTCCACGAAATTCTTCTGGCACTTCCAAACATCCAACTTGAGCATTCCGAACGGCACGACATGTTTAGGATCGATCGTTGGGGGCGTGCATGA
- a CDS encoding YciI family protein → MYEAVDQHAAEKIVRADPYFTGGAFATSELVAWSPALYSTALATT, encoded by the coding sequence ATTTATGAAGCAGTAGACCAACATGCCGCAGAGAAGATCGTTCGTGCCGATCCGTACTTCACAGGTGGAGCATTTGCGACGTCTGAGTTAGTTGCGTGGAGCCCCGCTTTGTACAGCACAGCCCTCGCGACAACCTAG
- a CDS encoding xanthine dehydrogenase family protein molybdopterin-binding subunit produces MMQDMEAPPKPVKQLDHRYEGIAKVTGKAKYAAEFSEPFSRSDLAYAYIVQSTIPSGTVVSIERTAADRAPGVIAILTPFNAPKLNPGPPQPPARRNLSLLQDADVYYNGQPVAVVVARSLNEAKAGAAMLKFKYSPKAAQVSFMQNLGEARWPKNPGKEPAGNHRGDLQAAFSKSSAIVENTYITPIQHHNPMEPHATIAWWEGEKLNIYDATQYISGVRMSLAKTLNVPVDYVRVVNPVVGGGFGSKGSMWSHVPLCAIAAKVTGKPVKLVLEREQMFGPVGGRPSTVNKIKLGASADGKLLAMQQDVVMNASVMEDFVEHSEGPTKNLYTSEANSVTAKVVEVNLGVSTFMRAPGEAPGTAVLEIAMDELAEKLKMDPMQLRLVNYADKDPSHDRPWSSKHLRECYTQASERFGWSKRSATPGAKTEGNDLIGYGMATATYPANRSAAQAVVRMLPDGRMFVGSGTQDLGTGTYTIMAQQAAAGLGIDPKMVEVKLGDSRLPKAPVSGGSQSSASVLPAIQDATTQLKLKLADLAISDAGSPLHGLKTLDIEAKDGKLINKNNPSQADSLTNLIGRNGGKPVEAMGLAEPSESRDAMTSNSWGAVFAEVAVDKDTHMVKVRRVVATYDIGTLLNDKTGLNQLMGGIIWGVSFALHEEAHIDPVYGRVVNESLAEYHVPVSADIGTLDVTVLNIPDVKFNPIGSRGIGEIEITGAAAAIANAIYNATGKRIREYPITPDKIMTA; encoded by the coding sequence ATGATGCAAGATATGGAAGCGCCACCAAAACCGGTCAAACAGCTCGACCACCGTTATGAGGGGATCGCCAAGGTCACCGGAAAAGCGAAGTATGCGGCTGAGTTTTCAGAGCCATTTTCGAGATCTGATCTTGCGTACGCATATATCGTTCAGTCGACAATTCCGAGTGGAACGGTCGTATCAATCGAACGTACTGCTGCAGATCGGGCTCCGGGAGTGATTGCGATTCTGACACCATTCAACGCTCCGAAGCTGAATCCAGGACCGCCGCAGCCGCCTGCACGACGGAATCTGAGTCTGTTGCAGGACGCCGATGTCTACTACAACGGCCAGCCAGTGGCCGTGGTTGTCGCGCGATCGCTGAACGAAGCGAAGGCGGGAGCAGCGATGCTGAAGTTCAAGTATTCACCAAAGGCTGCTCAGGTGAGCTTCATGCAAAACCTAGGCGAAGCAAGATGGCCAAAGAATCCCGGCAAGGAGCCTGCCGGGAATCATCGTGGCGACTTGCAGGCAGCGTTCTCCAAATCCTCAGCCATCGTTGAAAACACTTACATCACGCCGATTCAGCACCACAATCCGATGGAACCCCATGCCACGATCGCGTGGTGGGAAGGCGAGAAGCTCAACATCTATGACGCGACACAGTACATCTCGGGCGTTCGCATGTCACTAGCAAAGACTTTGAACGTTCCAGTTGATTACGTGCGCGTGGTGAACCCGGTCGTCGGTGGTGGGTTTGGATCGAAGGGCTCGATGTGGTCACACGTTCCGCTCTGCGCCATTGCGGCGAAGGTAACAGGGAAGCCAGTGAAGCTCGTGCTTGAGCGCGAGCAGATGTTTGGACCGGTGGGTGGACGGCCCTCCACAGTAAACAAGATCAAGCTCGGTGCGAGCGCAGATGGAAAGCTGTTGGCGATGCAGCAGGATGTTGTGATGAATGCGTCAGTGATGGAGGACTTTGTCGAACACTCGGAAGGGCCGACGAAGAATCTCTACACGAGCGAAGCCAATTCGGTAACCGCGAAGGTGGTAGAAGTAAATCTCGGTGTCTCGACCTTCATGCGTGCTCCGGGAGAGGCGCCTGGAACGGCTGTCCTTGAGATCGCCATGGACGAGCTGGCAGAGAAGCTGAAGATGGATCCGATGCAGCTGCGGCTGGTGAACTACGCAGACAAAGATCCGAGCCACGATCGGCCGTGGTCAAGTAAACATTTGCGCGAGTGTTACACGCAAGCGTCGGAACGGTTCGGATGGTCGAAGAGAAGCGCAACCCCTGGCGCTAAGACCGAAGGCAACGATCTGATTGGTTACGGTATGGCGACAGCGACCTATCCGGCGAATCGCAGTGCTGCGCAAGCCGTTGTTCGCATGCTCCCGGACGGAAGAATGTTTGTCGGATCGGGAACCCAGGACCTGGGCACAGGCACTTACACCATCATGGCACAACAGGCTGCAGCTGGCCTCGGAATCGACCCCAAAATGGTCGAGGTGAAACTTGGTGATTCTAGGCTTCCGAAGGCACCCGTCTCCGGTGGGTCGCAATCTTCAGCTTCGGTGCTCCCAGCGATTCAGGACGCAACGACTCAGCTGAAGTTGAAGTTGGCAGACTTGGCCATTTCCGACGCTGGGTCTCCGCTGCATGGACTAAAGACGCTAGACATCGAAGCAAAAGACGGAAAACTTATCAACAAGAACAACCCTTCGCAGGCAGATAGCCTCACGAACTTGATTGGGCGAAATGGAGGGAAGCCCGTTGAAGCGATGGGATTGGCCGAGCCGTCAGAGTCACGGGATGCCATGACTTCAAATTCATGGGGCGCGGTCTTCGCCGAAGTCGCGGTCGATAAGGACACCCATATGGTCAAAGTTCGGCGAGTTGTCGCAACGTATGACATCGGGACGCTGCTGAACGACAAGACAGGTCTGAATCAACTCATGGGTGGAATTATCTGGGGTGTGTCCTTTGCGCTGCATGAGGAGGCCCACATTGACCCGGTCTACGGGCGTGTTGTCAACGAATCGCTAGCCGAGTATCACGTCCCAGTCAGCGCTGATATAGGAACACTGGATGTGACGGTGTTGAACATTCCGGATGTGAAGTTCAATCCGATTGGTTCACGCGGCATTGGGGAGATCGAAATCACTGGAGCTGCTGCTGCAATTGCGAATGCCATTTACAACGCGACGGGCAAAAGAATTAGGGAGTATCCCATTACGCCGGACAAGATTATGACGGCCTAG
- a CDS encoding glycosyltransferase gives MSLAKWHIAVLIPARDEEQLLPRCLRSVLEACRRLPHGVTSDIVIVVDRSTDSTREIAKDLIQHKGVVIETNAGSVGSSRALAAKIALRRYKGTRERCWLANTDADCEVPPDWLIRQISIAECGYAAVAGIIDVDTFAEHDASVPHLFRLTYLIHTDGTHPHVHGANLGVRADAYLESGGWSHLLTAEDHDLWRRLLRGKHRRSSTASLRVVTSGRRTGRAPQGFADALAAHDGAIG, from the coding sequence ATGAGCCTGGCAAAATGGCATATTGCTGTCCTGATCCCGGCGCGCGATGAAGAACAGCTCCTCCCGAGATGTCTCCGATCCGTCCTGGAGGCGTGCCGTCGCCTTCCCCATGGAGTGACAAGCGATATCGTAATCGTTGTGGATCGCTCAACTGACAGCACGCGTGAGATCGCCAAAGACTTAATTCAGCATAAGGGCGTTGTGATTGAGACGAACGCAGGGTCTGTCGGAAGTTCCCGCGCTCTCGCGGCTAAGATCGCGCTGCGGCGTTATAAGGGAACTCGCGAGCGCTGCTGGCTCGCGAACACCGATGCCGATTGCGAAGTGCCACCGGACTGGCTGATTCGGCAGATCTCCATTGCTGAATGTGGTTACGCTGCCGTCGCGGGAATAATCGATGTGGACACCTTTGCCGAGCACGACGCTTCGGTGCCACACCTATTTCGCCTGACCTATCTAATTCATACTGACGGCACGCATCCACATGTTCATGGTGCAAATCTCGGCGTCCGAGCGGACGCATACCTGGAGTCGGGTGGCTGGAGCCATCTCTTGACTGCGGAAGATCATGACCTTTGGCGAAGATTGCTTCGCGGGAAGCATCGACGTTCATCGACCGCAAGCCTGCGAGTGGTTACAAGCGGGCGTCGAACTGGACGCGCTCCTCAGGGTTTCGCTGATGCTCTGGCTGCCCATGATGGAGCGATAGGATGA
- a CDS encoding acyl-CoA dehydrogenase family protein — MNAEFLATRLRELVVEQLPLPGAGNTAERHFRLMQIGREDLSLAKLAEAHWDAVSILGEAGRPAEPGALYGVWASEIPGKALRLEKAETGYKINGGKMFCSGAGMVDRALVTVGIPESQLVEIDLRLNSARIEVDLSAWATDAFRLTQTGAVKFRGVEVLKEHLVGDADWYLNRPGFWHGACGPAACWAGGVAALVDFAMESSRDDPHTLAHLGAMNANDWLMKACLAVAGREIDEEPMSSMAAQIRALQLRHLVEETCTDTLRRFARAYGPQPLSMNHEISRRYHEVELYLRQSHSERDLELLAHLLRRKDGVPPPLQ; from the coding sequence ATGAATGCTGAGTTTTTAGCGACGCGCCTCAGGGAACTTGTTGTCGAACAGTTGCCGTTACCTGGAGCTGGAAATACGGCGGAGAGACACTTCCGTCTTATGCAGATCGGCAGGGAAGACCTAAGCCTGGCGAAGCTAGCGGAAGCTCACTGGGACGCAGTGTCTATTCTTGGGGAAGCCGGTCGACCAGCCGAGCCTGGAGCGTTATACGGAGTCTGGGCGTCCGAGATACCGGGTAAAGCATTGCGATTGGAGAAGGCAGAAACGGGATACAAAATCAATGGCGGAAAGATGTTCTGTAGTGGCGCCGGAATGGTGGATCGGGCGCTGGTGACGGTAGGCATTCCGGAGTCGCAGCTCGTCGAAATAGATCTACGGTTGAATTCAGCGCGTATTGAAGTCGATCTGTCCGCGTGGGCGACTGACGCATTTCGGCTCACTCAGACGGGGGCAGTGAAATTTCGAGGCGTGGAGGTGCTCAAGGAACACCTGGTAGGCGATGCGGATTGGTACCTGAATCGACCTGGGTTCTGGCACGGAGCATGTGGCCCAGCAGCGTGCTGGGCCGGCGGAGTAGCTGCTTTGGTTGATTTCGCAATGGAAAGCAGCAGAGATGATCCACACACGCTTGCGCACCTCGGGGCGATGAATGCCAACGACTGGCTGATGAAAGCATGTCTTGCTGTCGCAGGGCGGGAAATTGACGAGGAACCGATGAGCAGCATGGCAGCTCAGATCCGTGCTTTACAGTTGCGACATCTAGTGGAGGAGACCTGCACGGATACGCTGCGTCGGTTCGCGCGAGCATACGGTCCACAACCGCTCTCGATGAATCACGAGATATCCCGGCGTTATCATGAGGTTGAACTGTATTTGCGTCAGTCTCATTCGGAGCGGGACCTAGAGCTTCTGGCGCACCTGTTGCGCCGCAAGGACGGGGTCCCGCCGCCTTTGCAATAA